The Miscanthus floridulus cultivar M001 chromosome 7, ASM1932011v1, whole genome shotgun sequence genome includes a region encoding these proteins:
- the LOC136464062 gene encoding uncharacterized protein codes for MNSTRRASKAAKSTINYHRFSLDEHHLFEPDALITKEREANHQSRQSSQSCRTHAYRRLTTPQFVSALTGIWNLVGQPESSGTTQRSDIHGTSSREDPVCFSRDQQGNILTPCCVESSSGLRSQNCLSTPKEIYEDLISVKKKMLTLTPFCSVVGASSTLRHMHSSNKVGGAHYLQFGTIYSMQTEKMEKIGTSQSSKRSMCEETCAGSNNMDIRDDSYSNQTRSMPNELFTISNEESSSTHDCESSGHNTECNLQNFQEDSNFLACPVHELEIAKDVRIMPGNQVVSKACTDVQLDESEHMSCLVGDAAVLNSPNADECACRDDVCLRLSVDKCSQELQPTFQHRFDGAVTVNRHAVAGALAGTAVSASLHPFDTVKTIIQANSCGQSSVHHTLRRTLVERGVLGLYGGLASKLACSAPISAIYTLTYETVKGALLPVFPKEYHSIAHCAAGGCSSIATSFVFTPSECIKQQMQVGSHYQNCWNALVGCLKKGGIASLYAGWGAVLCRNIPHSIVKFYAYESLKQSLLKSAPDSAKLNSGQTLLCGGFAGSTAALCTTPFDVVKTRVQLQALSPVSKYDGVVHALKEIFRHEGLCGLYRGLTPRLAMYMSQGAIFFTSYEFLNTLMFPEPGKEVPARRF; via the exons ATGAACTCGACACGCCGGGCTTCAAAAGCGGCAAAGTCAACAATCAATTACCACAGGTTTTCATTAGATGAGCACCACTTATTTGAGCCGGATGCTTTGATTACTAAGGAGCGAGaagcaaatcatcaatcaagGCAAAGCTCGCAATCTTGCAGAACACATGCTTACAGAAGATTGACCACTCCCCAGTTTGTATCTGCATTGACTGGAATCTGGAATCTTGTTGGCCAGCCTGAATCATCTGGCACAACTCAAAGATCTGATATTCATGGGACTTCGAGTAGGGAAGACCCTGTGTGCTTTAGCAGGGATCAACAAGGAAATATACTGACACCTTGCTGTGTGGAAAGCTCAAGTGGTCTGAGATCTCAAAACTGCTTGTCTACACCAAAAGAAATTTATGAGGATCTTATCTCGGTAAAGAAGAAGATGTTAACGCTGACACCATTCTGTAGTGTTGTTGGTGCATCATCCACATTGAGGCATATGCATTCCTCAAATAAGGTTGGAGGTGCACATTATTTGCAATTTGGAACTATATACTCTATGCAAACCGAAAAGATGGAAAAAATTGGGACTTCTCAGAGTAGCAAAAGAAGCATGTGTGAGGAAACTTGTGCTGGTTCCAACAATATGGACATTAGGGACGATAGCTATTCGAATCAAACAAGAAGCATGCCTAATGAGCTATTTACTATCTCAAATGAAGAATCTAGCAGTACACATGATTGTGAAAGTTCTGGACACAATACTGAGTGCAATCTACAAAATTTTCAAGAAGATTCTAATTTTTTAGCTTGCCCAGTTCACGAATTGGAAATTGCCAAAGATGTGAGGATAATGCCAGGGAATCAAGTTGTCAGTAAGGCATGCACAGATGTTCAGCTTGACGAATCAGAACACATGTCTTGTCTGGTGGGTGATGCTGCTGTTCTTAATTCACCAAATGCAGATGAATGTGCTTGTAGGGATGATGTGTGTCTGCGGCTTTCTGTAGACAAGTGTTCACAAGAGCTCCAACCAACTTTTCAGCATCGATTTGATGGTGCTGTTACCGTAAACAGGCATGCTGTGGCAGGAGCATTAGCTGGGACAGCAGTCAGTGCTTCTTTGCATCCATTTGATACTGTGAAAACAATAATTCAGGCTAACAGTTGTGGACAAAGTTCAGTCCACCATACACTAAGGCGCACCCTTGTTGAGAGAG GTGTTCTGGGGCTATATGGAGGACTTGCTAGCAAACTTGCTTGTTCTGCACCAATTTCTGCAATTTATACCTTAACTTATGAAACAGTAAAGGGGGCTCTTCTGCCTGTTTTTCCAAAG GAATATCATTCAATTGCACATTGTGCTGCCGGTGGCTGTTCTAGTATTGCAACATCCTTTGTTTTTACACCCAGTGAATGCATAAAACAACAAATGCAAGTGGGTTCCCATTATCAGAACTGCTG GAATGCTTTAGTAGGATGTCTCAAAAAGGGTGGCATTGCTTCATTATATGCTGGATGGGGTGCTGTTCTTTGTAGAAATATCCCACATTCCATAGTAAAG TTTTATGCCTATGAGAGTCTGAAGCAGTCTCTGTTGAAATCAGCACCTGATAGTGCCAAACTCAATTCTGGCCAAACG CTTTTATGCGGAGGTTTTGCTGGGTCAACTGCTGCTCTCTGTACGACTCCATTTGATGTTGTCAAGACACGAGTGCAATTACAG GCACTCAGCCCTGTTAGCAAGTATGATGGGGTTGTTCATGCACTAAAAGAAATTTTTCGGCATGAAGGCTTGTGTGGTCTTTACAG GGGTTTGACTCCAAGGCTGGCTATGTATATGTCTCAAGGTGCTATATTCTTTACGTCCTATGAGTTTCTCAATACATTGATGTTTCCTGAACCCGGAAAAGAGGTTCCTGCGAGGAGGTTTTGA
- the LOC136464063 gene encoding uncharacterized protein: MEDACGRTTAAVTSCWGRFGVAVLWRRLKRMTWPRRRYRTYVLGAGGLNYDPLSYSQNFDDGKVCECEADFLARYALAQLAGLPGQAEAPSNPSPRAAQVSGMKSHGGKVQPKSLAAAFLAFARTSGGG, from the coding sequence ATGGAGGACGCGTGCGGCCGCACGACCGCGGCCGTCACGTCCTGCTGGGGCAGGTTCGGCGTGGCGGTGCTGTGGCGCAGGCTCAAGCGCATGACCTGGCCCCGCCGGCGCTACCGAACGTACGTCCTCGGCGCCGGCGGCCTCAACTATGACCCGCTCAGCTACTCCCAGAACTTCGACGACGGCAAAGTCTGCGAGTGCGAGGCCGACTTCCTGGCCCGGTACGCCCTCGCGCAGCTCGCCGGCTTGCCGGGGCAGGCGGAGGCACCATCGAATCCTTCGCCCCGGGCGGCGCAAGTCTCTGGCATGAAGAGCCATGGGGGCAAGGTGCAGCCGAAGAGCCTCGCAGCCGCCTTCCTTGCATTCGCGCGGACTTCCGGCGGCGGCTAG